One Solanum pennellii chromosome 10, SPENNV200 genomic region harbors:
- the LOC107002644 gene encoding WD repeat-containing protein 3, producing MVKAYLRYEPAASFGVIVSGESNIVYDSSGKHLLAAALEKIGIWHVRQGLCTKTLAPLPSSDSKGPSLAVTSMASSSSSQIASGYAEGSIRIWDSEKGICETTLNGHKGAVTALRYNKLGSLLASGSKDNDIILWDVVGETGLFRLRGHRDQVTDLVFLDFDKKLVTASKDKFLRVWDLDTQHCMQIISGHHTEIWSIDIDPEERFLVTGSADPELRFYAIKHELADGQLIANKNETDVKDLPAENKWAVLKSFGEIQRQSKDRVATVRFNKSGNLLACQVAGKTVEIFRVLDESESKRKAKRRISRKKEKKSSKEGLEATEKGETNIGAEGGNNPVVTVLDIFKLHQTLRAGKKISSISFSPVASKNLLATLALSLNNNLLEFHAIESNSTSKLSAIELQGHRADVRSVTLSSDNTLLMSTSHSAIKIWNPTTGSCLRTIDSGYGLCGLFVPGNKYAVVGTKGGTLEFIDVRSGNCVDVVEAHGGSVQSIALTPDGTGLLTGSADHDIKFWEFQMVQKSGEGSKHLTASPTSSLKMNDDVLVVAASPDGKFIAVALLDSTVKVYYMDSLKFFLSLYGHKLPVLCMDISSDGDLLVSGSADKNVKIWGLDFGDCHKSLFAHADSVMGVKFVRNTHYFFTVGKDRLVKYWDADKFELLLTLEGHHAEVWCLAMSNRGDFIVTGSHDRSIRRWDRTDEPFFIEEEKEKRLGEMFESDIDNAFENKYGSKEEIPEEGAVALAGKKTQETLTATDSIIEALDMADAELKRIAEHEEDKSKGRVSEFRSNILMLGLSPSDYVLRALSSVHTNDLEQTLMALPFSDALDLLSYLESWASAIDKVELVGRVAVLLVQLHHHQLVSTVSARPLITRLSDSLAAKVKERKDIMGFNLAGMDHSTQFMSSRSDAVFRDKKTKLLEIRAHNDKRTEEREDTKQEKKRKKKQKKSDGGHVWS from the exons ATGGTGAAGGCATATCTCCGGTATGAGCCGGCGGCTTCTTTTGGGGTTATAGTATCCGGGGAATCAAATATTGTCTATGACAGCTCCGGCAAGCACTTGCTAGCGGCGGCGTTGGAGAAAATCGGTATATGGCATGTAAGGCAGGGTCTTTGCACTAAAACCCTAGCTCCTTTACCTTCATCGGACTCAAAAGGTCCCTCTCTTGCGGTTACATCAATGGCATCCTCTTCATCATCCCAA ATAGCAAGTGGTTATGCTGAAGGAAGCATTAGAATCTGGGATTCTGAGAAAGGTATATGTGAAACCACATTGAATGGGCATAAGGGTGCTGTGACGGCCCTTCGATACAATAAGCTTGGATCATTACTAGCATCAGGGAGCAAAGATAATGACATTATTTTATGGGATGTAGTGGGTGAGACTGGCCTGTTCCGCCTTCGGGGACATCGTGATCAG GTTACAGATCTTGTTTTCTTAGATTTTGATAAAAAACTGGTAACGGCTTCTAAAGACAAGTTTTTGAGGGTGTGGGATCTTGATACTCAACATTGCATGCAGATAATAAGTGGCCATCATACTGAAATATGGTCCATAGATATTGACCCCGAGGAAAGATTTCTGGTCACCGGTTCTGCTGACCCTGAACTTCGTTTTTATGCTATAAAGCATGAGTTAGCTGATGGACAATTGATTGCTAACAAAAATGAAACAGATGTAAAGGACTTGCCTGCTGAAAACAAATGGGCAGTACTGAAGTCATTTGGTGAAATTCAGCGTCAAAGCAAGGATAGAGTTGCAACAGTGAGGTTTAACAAGTCTGGAAATCTGCTGGCTTGTCAAGTTGCAGGGAAGACGGTGGAAATATTCCGTGTGCTGGATGAGTCTGAATCTAAACGCAAAGCGAAAAGAAGAATCAGCaggaagaaggagaagaaatcTTCCAAAGAAGGCCTTGAGGCAACGGAAAAAGGAGAGACAAATATTGGAGCTGAAGGAGGCAACAATCCTGTTGTTACAGTCCTGGATatcttcaagcttcatcagACCCTACGGGCTGGAAAGAAGATCTCCTCAATTTCTTTCTCCCCAGTTGCTTCAAAGAATTTACTGGCTACCTTAGCTTTGTCTTTGAATAATAATTTGTTGGAATTTCATGCAATAGAAAGCAATTCAACTAGTAAATTGAGTGCTATTGAGCTTCAGGGGCATCGTGCTGATGTCAGAAGTGTAACTCTCAGCTCAGATAACACTCTATTGATGTCAACTAGTCACAGTGCAATTAAAATATGGAACCCTACTACTGGTTCTTGCCTCCGCACAATTGATTCAGGATATGGTCTTTGTGGACTCTTTGTTCCGGGCAACAAGTATGCTGTTGTTGGTACAAAGGGTGGGACCCTGGAATTTATTGACGTTAGAAGTGGTAATTGTGTGGACGTAGTGGAAGCCCATGGTGGATCTGTTCAGTCAATTGCCTTGACTCCAGATGGGACAGGTCTTCTAACTGGCAGTGCCGACCACGACATTAAATTCTGGGAATTTCAAATGGTGCAGAAGTCTGGTGAA GGGTCTAAGCATTTAACTGCATCTCCGACAAGTAGTTTAAAAATGAACGATGATGTTCTAGTTGTTGCTGCGAGCCCTGATGGTAAATTTATTGCTGTTGCCTTGTTGGATAGCACAGTAAAG GTCTACTATATGGATTCACTCAAGTTCTTCCTATCACTCTATGGACATAAGTTGCCTGTATTGTGCATGGATATTTCTTCAGATGGGGATCTGCTTGTCAGCGGCTCTGCGGACAAAAATGTGAAGATTTGGGGTTTAGATTTCGGGGACTGTCACAAGTCACTTTTTGCGCATGCTGATAG CGTTATGGGAGTTAAGTTTGTGCGTAACACCCATTACTTTTTTACTGTGGGGAAAGATCGCCTGGTGAAGTACTGGGATGCTGATAAGTTTGAGTTACTTTTAACCCTTGAAGGTCACCACGCGGAAGTTTGGTGTCTTGCTATGAGCAACCGTGGGGATTTCATCGTTACTGGATCTCATGATCGGTCAATACGCCGTTGGGATCGCACTGATGAGCCCTTTTTTATTGAG gaagagaaagaaaagagattgGGAGAGATGTTTGAATCAGACATTGACAATGCATTTGAGAATAAGTATGGATCAAAGGAAGAAATTCCAGAGGAGGGAGCTGTGGCATTAGCAGGGAAAAAGACTCAAGAAACTCTTACTGCCACAGATTCGATCATTGAAGCACTGGACATGGCAGATGCAGAACTGAAGCGAATCGCTGAACATGAG GAGGACAAATCAAAGGGCAGAGTTTCAGAATTCAGGTCTAATATTCTCATGCTCGGGCTATCTCCTTCTGATTATGTTCTTCGTGCATTGTCTAGTGTGCATACTAATGATCTGGAGCAAACTTTAATG GCCTTACCCTTCTCTGATGCTTTGGATCTCTTGTCGTACCTGGAGAGTTGGGCCTCTGCAATCGATAag GTGGAGCTTGTTGGTAGGGTTGCAGTACTGCTAGTGCAACTTCATCATCACCAATTGGTTTCAACTGTCTCTGCCAGACCCCTCATTACCCGTCTAAGCGACAGTCTTGCTGCAAAAGTCAAA GAACGCAAAGATATTATGGGTTTCAACCTTGCTGGAATGGATCATTCCACG CAATTTATGTCTTCACGTTCGGACGCTGTATTTCGAGATAAAAAGACTAAATTATTGGAGATACGCGCACACAATGATAAACGTACTGAAGAAAGGGAAGATACGAaacaagagaagaagagaaagaagaaacaaaagaagTCGGATGGAGGACATGTTTGGTCATGA